One window from the genome of Immundisolibacter sp. encodes:
- a CDS encoding cytochrome c: MKRQTALSCAAVLFTVTAVAHGAAEPTPAERAVGYRQAVFHVIAGNFGPMAGMVKGEIPFDAKAFALRAERVAFLSTLPLEGFIPDSRVGKTEAKQEIWDNMDDFKAKMETFQTEAAKLAEAAKTASAVDALKPQFGKVGQACKDCHDKYKED; this comes from the coding sequence ATGAAGCGTCAAACCGCCCTGTCCTGCGCAGCCGTTCTGTTCACCGTTACCGCCGTCGCCCACGGCGCGGCCGAGCCCACGCCCGCCGAGCGCGCGGTCGGCTACCGTCAGGCCGTGTTTCATGTCATCGCCGGCAACTTCGGCCCCATGGCCGGCATGGTCAAGGGCGAAATCCCCTTTGACGCCAAGGCCTTCGCCCTGCGTGCCGAGCGCGTGGCCTTTCTGAGCACCCTGCCGCTGGAGGGCTTCATCCCGGACAGCCGGGTCGGCAAGACCGAGGCCAAGCAGGAAATCTGGGACAACATGGACGACTTCAAGGCCAAAATGGAAACCTTCCAGACCGAGGCTGCCAAGCTGGCCGAGGCGGCCAAGACGGCCTCCGCCGTCGATGCGCTGAAGCCCCAGTTCGGCAAGGTCGGTCAGGCCTGCAAGGACTGCCACGACAAGTACAAGGAAGACTGA
- a CDS encoding RNA polymerase factor sigma-54, whose translation MKQGLELGVSQHLALTPQLQQAIRLLQLSTLDLQIEIREALEANPLLEADEETADLAEEPQLPVVPEQPERALEFDGDNEIPQELAVDGNWEDTFIDLGAGSGASSRDEDDGGDFTAVSSKAETLYDHLLWQLDLTPFSPDDRAIAELILDAIRPDGYLGQTIAELCQTASEGRAEPVDETELLSVLRRIQHFDPAGVGARDLAECLRLQVEQFEGLDAPLREAALSVLEYIALLGEHDYKALQRATGLPAETVDQAVHLIQALNPRPGTSLDADEPEYIVPDVLVRKINGAWQVELNPAIAPRLRINQTYAGMIRRRDSGADNEYLKNRLQEARWFINSLKSRNDTLLRVARAIVQRQVGFFEDGPHAMVPLVLQDIADELGLHQSTISRATNRKYMHTPRAIYELKFFFSSHVSTSDGGSASATAIRARIRDLIAAETPGSPLSDNDLAEQLQQMGINVARRTVAKYREGMGIASTTERRKAARRKS comes from the coding sequence ATGAAGCAAGGTCTCGAACTTGGCGTCTCGCAACATCTTGCACTGACGCCGCAGCTGCAGCAGGCCATACGCCTGTTGCAGTTGTCGACGCTCGACCTGCAGATCGAAATTCGCGAAGCGCTGGAAGCCAACCCGCTGCTGGAAGCAGACGAGGAAACAGCCGACCTCGCCGAAGAACCGCAGCTGCCGGTCGTGCCGGAGCAACCCGAGCGCGCCCTGGAGTTCGACGGGGACAACGAAATCCCGCAGGAGCTGGCAGTCGACGGCAACTGGGAAGACACCTTCATCGACCTGGGGGCCGGCAGCGGCGCCAGCAGCCGCGACGAGGATGACGGCGGCGACTTCACTGCCGTGTCCAGCAAAGCCGAGACGCTGTACGACCATCTGCTGTGGCAGCTTGACCTGACGCCGTTCAGCCCCGACGACCGGGCAATCGCCGAACTCATCCTGGACGCCATCCGACCTGACGGCTACCTCGGCCAAACGATCGCCGAGCTGTGCCAGACCGCCAGCGAGGGACGCGCCGAACCGGTGGACGAAACCGAGCTGCTGTCGGTGCTGCGGCGCATCCAACACTTCGACCCAGCCGGCGTGGGCGCACGCGATCTGGCCGAGTGCCTGCGCCTGCAGGTCGAACAGTTCGAGGGCCTGGATGCGCCGCTGCGCGAGGCCGCGCTGTCGGTGCTGGAGTACATCGCGCTGCTGGGCGAGCACGACTACAAGGCCCTGCAACGCGCCACCGGCCTGCCGGCCGAGACCGTCGACCAGGCCGTACATCTGATCCAGGCCCTGAACCCGCGCCCCGGCACCAGCCTTGACGCAGACGAGCCCGAGTACATCGTCCCGGACGTACTGGTGCGAAAGATCAACGGTGCGTGGCAGGTCGAGCTGAACCCCGCCATCGCGCCCAGACTGCGCATCAACCAGACCTACGCCGGCATGATCCGCCGCCGCGACAGCGGCGCCGACAACGAATACCTGAAAAATCGCCTGCAGGAAGCCCGCTGGTTCATCAACAGCCTCAAAAGCCGCAACGACACCCTGCTGCGCGTGGCGCGGGCCATCGTGCAGCGCCAGGTCGGGTTCTTCGAGGACGGCCCGCACGCCATGGTGCCGCTGGTGCTGCAGGACATCGCCGACGAACTGGGCCTGCACCAGTCGACCATCTCGCGCGCCACCAACCGCAAGTACATGCACACCCCGCGCGCCATCTACGAGCTGAAGTTCTTCTTCTCCAGTCACGTCTCGACCAGCGACGGCGGCTCGGCCTCGGCCACCGCCATCCGTGCCCGCATCCGCGACCTGATCGCTGCGGAAACGCCCGGCAGCCCGCTCAGCGACAACGACCTGGCCGAACAGCTTCAGCAGATGGGCATCAACGTGGCCCGCCGCACGGTGGCCAAATACCGCGAGGGCATGGGCATCGCCTCCACCACCGAGCGGCGCAAGGCGGCCCGCCGCAAGAGCTGA
- the prmB gene encoding 50S ribosomal protein L3 N(5)-glutamine methyltransferase: MDSLRTLRDFLRWGASRFAGAGLFYGHGTDGAADEAAVLIAHVLHLDLPLAPEFLDAALTVEERMAVTALLHRRINERLPAPYLTGEAWFAGLRFAVDPRVLIPRSPIGELIENGFSPWLDEAPPARILDIGTGSGCIAIACALAFPQATVDAIDISQDALDVAATNVARYGLQERVRLLRSNLYQALSGERYDLIVSNPPYVPDAEYAGLPDEYRHEPQGALVSPDAGLDHPLRILRGAAAHLNDGGLLVLEVGATWPALVERLPQLPFTWVEFARGGEGVAVISREDLLQAPA, translated from the coding sequence TTGGATTCATTACGCACGCTGCGCGATTTCTTGCGCTGGGGCGCCAGTCGCTTTGCCGGCGCGGGTCTTTTTTATGGCCACGGCACGGACGGTGCTGCCGACGAGGCGGCGGTGCTGATCGCGCATGTGCTGCACCTGGATCTGCCGCTGGCGCCGGAATTTCTGGACGCCGCGTTGACGGTCGAGGAGCGTATGGCGGTGACCGCACTGCTGCATCGGCGCATCAACGAGCGCCTGCCGGCGCCGTACCTGACCGGCGAGGCCTGGTTCGCCGGCTTGCGCTTCGCGGTCGACCCGCGGGTGCTGATCCCGCGCTCGCCGATCGGCGAGCTGATCGAGAACGGTTTTTCACCCTGGCTGGACGAGGCCCCTCCCGCGCGCATTCTGGACATCGGCACCGGCAGCGGCTGCATTGCGATTGCCTGCGCGCTGGCGTTTCCACAGGCGACGGTGGACGCGATCGACATCAGCCAGGACGCGCTCGACGTCGCGGCAACGAACGTGGCCCGCTACGGCCTGCAGGAGCGGGTGCGTTTGCTGCGGTCCAATCTGTATCAGGCGCTGTCCGGCGAGCGTTACGACCTGATCGTCAGCAACCCGCCGTATGTGCCGGATGCGGAATACGCCGGTCTGCCGGACGAGTACCGGCACGAGCCGCAGGGCGCCCTGGTATCGCCCGATGCCGGCCTGGACCACCCGCTGCGCATCCTGCGTGGCGCGGCGGCTCATCTGAACGACGGCGGCCTGCTGGTGCTGGAGGTCGGTGCCACCTGGCCGGCGCTGGTCGAGCGCCTGCCGCAGCTGCCGTTCACGTGGGTGGAATTTGCCCGCGGCGGCGAGGGCGTGGCCGTGATCAGCCGTGAGGACCTGCTCCAGGCGCCGGCCTGA
- the lptA gene encoding lipopolysaccharide transport periplasmic protein LptA, giving the protein MRFLSTRSLCGLALLCLAGSVMALDSDRQQPIYIDADRVELDEAKGLNTYTGAVVVVQGTMQINSDTLVIHTENRKPTRYVANGKPARYKQQPKPNEGDVVATSRQMEYVIGEKKLYLRGDAHITRQGDVFQGDQLVYDTVRDLVTGSGGEGGRIRMIIQPQRGAEKAAP; this is encoded by the coding sequence ATGCGTTTTTTATCCACCCGCTCGCTGTGTGGCCTTGCCTTGCTGTGCCTTGCCGGTTCCGTCATGGCCCTGGATTCGGACCGCCAGCAGCCGATCTACATAGATGCCGATCGGGTCGAGCTGGACGAGGCCAAGGGCCTGAACACCTACACCGGCGCCGTGGTGGTGGTGCAGGGCACGATGCAGATCAACTCCGACACGCTGGTCATCCACACCGAAAACCGCAAACCGACCCGCTATGTCGCCAACGGCAAACCGGCCCGCTACAAACAGCAGCCCAAACCCAACGAAGGCGACGTGGTGGCCACCAGCCGGCAAATGGAATACGTGATCGGCGAGAAGAAGCTCTATTTGCGCGGAGATGCCCACATCACCCGCCAGGGCGACGTGTTTCAGGGCGATCAACTGGTGTACGACACCGTGCGCGACCTGGTCACCGGCAGCGGCGGCGAGGGCGGGCGCATCCGCATGATCATTCAACCCCAGCGCGGCGCCGAGAAAGCGGCGCCATGA
- a CDS encoding protein-methionine-sulfoxide reductase heme-binding subunit MsrQ: protein MRRGALQARLWAAGLWTLALTPALVLLARALGNRLGANPVEELTLELGLWALRFLLLTLAATPLRRLTGWTVLLRHRRLLGLTAASYALLHLLVYAVLDQGLLWSQIVGDILKRPFITAGMAAFTLLLPLAATSFDAAIRRLGARRWQALHRLVYLATGLALLHFWWKVKADTAEPAVYLTVFALLLVARFVAPGHRSRRPPPAGRQPA from the coding sequence GTGCGCCGCGGCGCACTGCAGGCCCGCCTGTGGGCCGCCGGCCTGTGGACGCTGGCGCTGACGCCGGCCCTGGTGTTGCTGGCGCGCGCCCTGGGCAATCGCCTGGGCGCCAATCCGGTCGAGGAACTCACGCTCGAACTGGGCCTATGGGCGCTGCGCTTTCTGCTGCTGACGCTGGCCGCCACGCCGCTGCGCCGGCTGACCGGCTGGACGGTGCTGCTGCGCCATCGGCGCCTGTTGGGACTGACGGCGGCCAGTTACGCGCTGCTGCATCTGCTGGTCTACGCGGTGCTGGATCAGGGCCTGCTGTGGTCGCAGATCGTCGGTGACATCCTGAAGCGGCCGTTCATCACCGCGGGCATGGCGGCCTTCACGCTGTTGCTGCCGTTGGCGGCGACGTCGTTCGATGCGGCGATCCGGCGGCTGGGCGCGCGCCGCTGGCAGGCGCTGCACCGGCTGGTGTACTTGGCGACCGGGCTCGCGTTGCTGCATTTCTGGTGGAAGGTGAAGGCCGACACCGCCGAGCCGGCCGTGTACCTCACGGTGTTTGCACTACTATTGGTGGCCCGTTTCGTGGCCCCTGGCCACCGCTCCCGGCGCCCGCCGCCGGCCGGTCGCCAGCCCGCCTGA
- the rapZ gene encoding RNase adapter RapZ — protein MPQRLIIVSGLSGAGKSTALRALEDLGFYCVDNLPIALLPALGQELTRSGADTPAAVGIDARNFSDLAALPGILKTIRDNAVDCQVLFFTADRQTLINRYNETRRQHPLAGQGGSISEAIDAEQLRLAPIAELSDLSIDSSSLNIYQLRTTVRDLLSHGRQAPTLVFQSFGYKFGTPLDVDMVFDMRCLPNPHWDPALREFTGLDAPVREFLDQQPDAQQLFADIRQFLDNWLPRFAASDRSQVTVGIGCTGGRHRSVYMAHRLGEHFRTRQGTNPPERVLVRHRQLAG, from the coding sequence ATGCCGCAGCGCCTGATCATCGTCAGCGGCCTGTCGGGGGCGGGCAAGTCCACGGCGCTGCGTGCGCTCGAGGACCTCGGTTTCTATTGCGTCGACAACCTGCCGATCGCGCTGCTGCCGGCCCTTGGCCAGGAACTGACGCGCAGCGGCGCCGACACGCCGGCGGCGGTCGGCATCGATGCGCGCAATTTCTCCGATCTGGCGGCCCTGCCCGGCATCCTGAAAACGATCCGCGACAACGCCGTCGACTGCCAGGTGCTGTTCTTCACCGCCGATCGGCAAACCCTGATCAACCGCTACAACGAAACCCGGCGCCAGCACCCGCTGGCCGGTCAGGGCGGCTCGATCAGCGAGGCCATCGACGCCGAACAGCTGCGCCTGGCGCCGATCGCCGAACTGTCGGATCTGAGCATCGACAGTTCCAGCCTGAACATCTATCAGCTGCGCACCACCGTGCGCGACCTGCTAAGCCACGGCCGGCAGGCGCCGACGCTGGTGTTCCAGTCCTTCGGTTACAAGTTCGGCACGCCGCTGGATGTCGACATGGTGTTCGACATGCGTTGCCTGCCGAATCCACACTGGGATCCGGCGCTGCGCGAGTTCACCGGCCTGGATGCGCCGGTGCGGGAGTTCCTGGACCAGCAGCCGGATGCGCAGCAGTTGTTCGCCGACATCCGGCAGTTTCTGGACAACTGGCTACCGCGCTTTGCCGCCAGCGACCGCAGCCAGGTGACAGTCGGCATCGGCTGCACTGGCGGCCGGCACCGTTCGGTCTACATGGCGCATCGTCTGGGCGAACATTTCAGGACGCGGCAGGGCACGAACCCGCCGGAGCGGGTGTTGGTGCGCCACCGCCAGCTGGCAGGCTGA
- a CDS encoding acetyl-CoA C-acyltransferase codes for MTTDVVIVAARRTAMGSFQGQFASLSASDLGAAAIAAVVADAGVDGAQIEDAHIGCVLPAGQGQAPGRQAVLKAGLSLGVPVTTVNKMCGSAMKATMYAFDQIRSGDVKVALAGGMESMSNAPYLLPKVRQGLRMGHGQVLDHMFCDGLEDVREGLLMGAFAERCADKQGFSREQQDAFAMESLRRAQRATHEGDSATEIVPVTVKTRTGEVSYDKDEQPLTAKIDKIPTLKPAFKEGGTVTAANSSSISDGAAALVLMAAEEAARRGLKPLARVLGHATHAQDPAWFTTAPVGAIELLLRKLGWTPDKPDLYEVNEAFAVVPMTVMQKLHIPHEKMNVLGGACALGHPVGASGARIVVTLLNALRRRGGKYGVAAICLAGGEATALAVELL; via the coding sequence ATGACCACCGACGTCGTCATCGTTGCCGCCCGGCGTACCGCCATGGGCAGTTTTCAGGGCCAGTTCGCCAGCCTGTCGGCCTCGGATCTGGGCGCCGCCGCGATTGCCGCCGTGGTCGCCGATGCCGGCGTGGACGGCGCGCAGATCGAGGACGCGCACATCGGCTGCGTGCTGCCGGCCGGCCAGGGCCAGGCGCCCGGTCGTCAGGCGGTGCTCAAGGCCGGCCTTTCGCTGGGCGTGCCGGTCACCACCGTCAACAAGATGTGCGGCTCGGCCATGAAAGCGACCATGTACGCCTTCGACCAGATTCGCAGCGGCGACGTGAAGGTCGCCCTGGCCGGCGGCATGGAGTCCATGAGCAACGCGCCGTACCTGCTGCCGAAGGTGCGCCAGGGCCTGCGCATGGGCCACGGGCAGGTGCTCGACCACATGTTCTGCGACGGTCTGGAGGACGTGCGCGAGGGCCTGCTGATGGGCGCCTTTGCCGAGCGCTGCGCCGACAAGCAGGGTTTCAGCCGCGAGCAGCAGGACGCCTTTGCCATGGAGTCCCTGCGCCGCGCCCAGCGCGCCACCCACGAGGGCGATTCGGCCACCGAGATCGTGCCGGTGACGGTCAAGACCAGGACCGGCGAGGTCAGCTATGACAAGGACGAGCAGCCGCTGACGGCCAAGATCGACAAGATTCCCACCTTGAAGCCGGCCTTCAAGGAAGGCGGCACGGTCACCGCCGCCAACTCGTCGTCCATCTCCGATGGCGCCGCGGCACTGGTGCTGATGGCCGCGGAAGAAGCCGCCCGCCGCGGTCTGAAGCCGCTGGCGCGGGTGCTGGGTCACGCCACGCACGCGCAGGATCCGGCCTGGTTCACCACCGCGCCGGTCGGTGCCATCGAGCTGCTGCTGCGCAAGCTCGGCTGGACGCCCGACAAGCCCGATCTGTACGAAGTGAACGAAGCCTTCGCCGTGGTGCCGATGACGGTGATGCAGAAGCTGCACATCCCGCACGAGAAGATGAATGTGCTCGGCGGCGCCTGCGCCCTGGGACACCCGGTCGGCGCCTCCGGCGCACGCATCGTGGTGACGCTGCTCAACGCCCTGCGCCGGCGCGGCGGCAAGTACGGCGTGGCGGCGATCTGCCTGGCCGGCGGCGAGGCCACGGCGCTTGCGGTGGAGCTGTTGTAA
- the msrP gene encoding protein-methionine-sulfoxide reductase catalytic subunit MsrP gives MKRVESAVPGASAITPRPVYEARRRLLLAGAAGGLALAWPGFARAAPAGGPLAAVPRGPFGTDEALTPRQFVTGYNNFYEFGTDKADPAANAHTLRPRPWQVRIDGAVTRPLTLDVAELLQPQHLQERIYRLRCVEGWSMVIPWIGLPLADVLRRVEPLGSAKYVEFTTLHDPEQMPGQKRDVLPWPYVEGLRLDEAMHPLAFLAVGLYGDVLPNQNGAPLRLVVPWKYGFKSVKSIVRIRFAEQQPQTAWNVVAPHEYGFYANVNPQVDHPRWSQARERRLGEGLFAPRRPTLPFNGYAEQVASLYAGMDLRRDF, from the coding sequence ATGAAACGCGTCGAATCTGCTGTTCCGGGCGCATCCGCGATCACGCCGCGGCCGGTCTACGAGGCGCGCCGCCGGCTGCTGCTGGCCGGCGCGGCTGGCGGGCTGGCGCTGGCCTGGCCCGGCTTTGCCAGGGCGGCGCCGGCTGGCGGGCCGCTCGCGGCGGTGCCGCGCGGGCCGTTCGGGACCGATGAGGCGCTCACGCCGCGCCAGTTCGTGACCGGTTACAACAACTTCTACGAATTCGGCACCGACAAGGCGGATCCGGCCGCCAATGCGCACACGCTGCGTCCGCGGCCGTGGCAGGTGCGGATCGACGGCGCGGTGACTCGCCCGCTTACCCTGGACGTCGCCGAGTTGCTGCAGCCGCAGCACCTGCAGGAGCGCATCTACCGCCTGCGCTGCGTGGAGGGCTGGTCGATGGTGATCCCGTGGATCGGCCTGCCGCTGGCGGACGTGCTGCGCCGGGTCGAGCCGCTGGGTTCGGCCAAATATGTCGAGTTCACCACACTGCACGATCCCGAGCAGATGCCCGGCCAGAAACGCGACGTGCTGCCCTGGCCGTATGTGGAGGGCTTGCGCCTGGACGAGGCAATGCATCCGCTGGCCTTCCTGGCGGTGGGCCTGTACGGCGATGTGCTGCCCAACCAGAACGGTGCCCCGCTGCGGCTGGTGGTGCCGTGGAAATACGGCTTCAAGAGCGTGAAGTCGATCGTGCGCATCCGCTTTGCCGAGCAACAGCCGCAGACGGCGTGGAACGTGGTGGCGCCGCACGAGTATGGCTTCTACGCCAACGTGAATCCGCAGGTCGACCACCCGCGCTGGTCGCAGGCGCGCGAGCGTCGTCTGGGCGAGGGCCTGTTCGCGCCGCGCCGGCCGACGCTGCCGTTCAACGGCTATGCCGAGCAGGTGGCCAGCCTGTACGCCGGCATGGACCTGCGCCGGGACTTCTGA
- a CDS encoding isovaleryl-CoA dehydrogenase translates to MSFDVHLDEELDLLRDTVARFARDEVAPLAEQIDRSNEFPMHLWQRMGELGLLGMTVPEEFGGSGMSYLAHLVAIEELSRASAAVGLSYGAHSNLCVNNLYLNGSDAQRRRFLPKLCSGEHIGALAMSEPGAGSDVVGSMRCSAVQHGEVWVANGSKMWITNGPDADVLVVYMRTDDAAKGSRTITAFIVEKGMPGFSTAQKLDKLGMRGSNTCELVFRDCEIPAANVLGAVNQGVKVLMRGLDSERVTLSGGPLGIMQAAMDVALPYVHERRQFGQAIGTFQLMQGKLADMYVALQSARAFAYRVAQALDAGRPSRKDAAACLLYASENAVRVALEAIQCLGGNGYINDYPTGRLLRDAKLYDIGAGTNEIRRMLIGRELFEQTA, encoded by the coding sequence GTGTCATTCGACGTGCATCTGGATGAGGAACTCGACCTGCTGCGCGACACCGTGGCGCGCTTTGCGCGCGACGAGGTGGCGCCGCTGGCCGAGCAGATCGACCGCAGCAACGAATTCCCCATGCACCTGTGGCAGCGCATGGGCGAGCTGGGCCTGCTGGGCATGACGGTGCCGGAGGAATTTGGCGGCAGCGGCATGAGCTACCTGGCGCACCTGGTGGCGATCGAGGAGCTTTCGCGCGCCAGCGCCGCGGTGGGCCTGTCGTATGGCGCCCATTCCAATCTGTGCGTGAACAACCTGTACCTGAACGGTAGCGATGCGCAGCGGCGCCGGTTCCTGCCGAAGCTGTGCTCGGGTGAGCACATCGGCGCGCTGGCCATGTCCGAGCCGGGCGCCGGATCGGACGTGGTCGGCTCCATGCGCTGCAGCGCGGTGCAGCATGGCGAGGTGTGGGTCGCCAACGGCAGCAAGATGTGGATCACCAACGGCCCGGATGCCGACGTGCTGGTGGTCTACATGCGCACCGACGACGCCGCCAAGGGCTCGCGCACCATCACCGCCTTCATCGTCGAGAAGGGCATGCCGGGCTTCAGCACGGCGCAGAAGCTCGACAAGCTGGGTATGCGCGGCAGCAACACCTGCGAGCTGGTGTTTCGGGACTGCGAAATTCCCGCTGCCAACGTGCTCGGCGCCGTCAACCAGGGCGTCAAGGTGCTGATGCGCGGCCTGGATTCGGAGCGCGTCACCTTGAGTGGCGGGCCTCTCGGCATCATGCAGGCGGCCATGGACGTGGCGCTGCCCTACGTGCACGAGCGCCGCCAGTTCGGGCAGGCCATCGGCACCTTTCAGCTGATGCAGGGCAAGCTGGCCGACATGTACGTGGCGCTGCAGTCGGCGCGGGCGTTCGCCTACCGCGTGGCCCAGGCCTTGGACGCCGGTCGGCCGTCGCGCAAGGACGCCGCGGCTTGCCTTTTGTACGCTTCCGAAAACGCCGTGCGCGTCGCGCTTGAAGCCATCCAGTGCCTGGGCGGCAACGGCTACATCAACGATTACCCCACCGGTCGGCTGCTGCGCGATGCCAAGTTGTACGACATCGGCGCCGGCACCAACGAAATCCGCCGCATGCTGATCGGCCGCGAACTGTTCGAGCAGACCGCCTGA
- a CDS encoding helix-hairpin-helix domain-containing protein, with protein sequence MGTSHQPKHQTGVQTMSKFRNSCVALFVTFAAGIATAEPVDINCADAPALTAGLKGIGDAKAQAIVAYRTENGPFKSADDLEKVKGIGAKTIEANRANITLSESCAPAAPAPAQ encoded by the coding sequence ATGGGCACTTCACATCAACCAAAGCACCAAACGGGAGTACAGACCATGTCTAAATTCCGGAATAGCTGCGTTGCCTTGTTTGTGACATTCGCGGCGGGAATCGCCACTGCCGAACCGGTCGACATCAACTGCGCCGACGCGCCGGCACTCACCGCCGGCCTGAAGGGCATCGGCGACGCCAAGGCCCAGGCCATCGTCGCTTACCGGACCGAGAATGGGCCATTCAAGTCCGCGGACGATCTGGAAAAGGTCAAAGGCATCGGCGCCAAGACCATTGAGGCCAACCGCGCCAACATCACGCTGAGCGAAAGCTGCGCCCCGGCGGCGCCCGCACCCGCGCAGTAA
- the lptB gene encoding LPS export ABC transporter ATP-binding protein, producing MSQLTAHNLRKSYRGRAAVADVSLQVAPGEIVGLLGPNGAGKTTCFYMIVGLVAPDSGHVAIDGVDITQAGMPQRARLGLGYLPQEASVFRKLSVQDNLRAILETRRDLDPDARRVRLERLLNDLHIAHLRSSPGAALSGGERRRVEIARALVIEPRFMLLDEPFAGVDPITVIDIQRIVRDLAARGIGVLITDHNVRETLGICHRAYIVNEGEVMAAGTPETILADDRVRAVYLGDAFQL from the coding sequence ATGAGCCAGCTGACCGCGCACAACCTGCGCAAGAGTTACCGTGGTCGTGCGGCCGTAGCCGATGTGTCGCTGCAGGTCGCGCCGGGCGAGATCGTCGGCCTGCTCGGCCCCAACGGCGCCGGCAAGACCACCTGCTTTTACATGATCGTCGGCCTGGTGGCGCCCGACAGCGGCCACGTGGCCATCGACGGCGTGGACATCACGCAGGCGGGCATGCCCCAGCGGGCGCGCCTGGGCTTGGGCTACTTGCCGCAGGAAGCGTCGGTGTTTCGCAAGCTGTCGGTCCAGGACAACCTGCGTGCCATCCTGGAAACCCGCCGCGACCTGGATCCGGACGCGCGTCGAGTGCGCCTGGAGCGGCTGCTGAACGACCTGCACATCGCGCACCTGCGCAGCAGCCCGGGCGCGGCCCTGTCCGGCGGGGAGCGGCGGCGGGTGGAAATCGCCCGCGCGCTGGTCATCGAGCCGCGCTTCATGCTGCTGGACGAACCGTTCGCCGGCGTCGATCCGATCACCGTGATCGACATCCAGCGAATCGTTCGCGACTTGGCCGCCCGCGGCATCGGCGTGCTGATTACCGACCACAACGTGCGCGAAACCCTGGGCATTTGCCATCGCGCCTACATCGTCAACGAAGGCGAAGTGATGGCGGCGGGCACTCCGGAAACCATCCTGGCCGACGATCGCGTGCGCGCGGTGTACCTGGGCGACGCATTCCAGTTGTAG
- a CDS encoding HAD family hydrolase codes for MTSGDNHHAGPDSELRALAARIELVVFDVDGVLTDGRLYLGDNGTEFKAFHVRDGYGFKLLREAGVKLAALSGRRSSAVTRRLDELQVDLYRQGCQHKDRDFLDLLQHLGIDRRATAYLGDDVIDLPAMHLAALPVAVADAHPRVREMARWITTLGGGRGAARELCDLIVDAREAAPAPE; via the coding sequence ATGACATCAGGGGATAACCATCACGCCGGGCCGGATTCCGAATTGCGGGCGCTGGCCGCCCGTATCGAGCTGGTGGTGTTCGACGTGGACGGCGTGCTGACCGACGGCCGCCTGTACCTGGGCGATAACGGTACCGAGTTCAAGGCCTTTCACGTGCGCGACGGATATGGCTTCAAGCTGCTGCGCGAGGCCGGGGTCAAGCTGGCGGCGCTCAGCGGGCGGCGCTCGTCGGCCGTCACCCGGCGCCTGGACGAGCTGCAGGTCGACCTGTATCGCCAGGGTTGCCAGCACAAGGACCGGGATTTTCTGGACCTGTTGCAGCACTTGGGCATCGACCGCCGGGCCACGGCCTACCTGGGGGACGATGTGATCGATCTGCCAGCCATGCACCTGGCGGCCTTGCCGGTCGCGGTGGCGGACGCCCATCCGCGGGTACGCGAGATGGCGCGCTGGATCACAACGCTCGGTGGCGGCCGCGGTGCGGCGCGCGAACTGTGCGACCTGATCGTCGATGCCCGTGAGGCTGCCCCGGCGCCGGAATGA